The Coffea arabica cultivar ET-39 chromosome 1e, Coffea Arabica ET-39 HiFi, whole genome shotgun sequence genome has a window encoding:
- the LOC140016820 gene encoding uncharacterized protein, whose amino-acid sequence MHLDPQAFYQTTAEPVVPEHTVQTKPEVGESSAAVDMKLLKRLDRFDEFIRKSQGLSNQGVLDYDDLYLFPNVQLPVGFKTPKFNKYDGTGNPKTYLRLFANKLGRPVDDENLPLRLFSESLEGDALDWYSNLKPEKVKTWLDLSNAFIKQYEYNCELAPTRTTLEGTKRRPSEDHKTYAKRWRKIAAKIEPPMTKDEIIRTFIKAHNPPYFEEIFRMTGCTFAAIVNKLEEYDDFVRAEKIVNVSALKSQVEALQGQWSSVKKSQFKKKEGELKAAGKIGTVPPPTYPYGIYAGYNPQFVCAYHSGAPEHSTVDCKALKHRIQDMIEGGEIVIRKKEGQGPNINRNPLPEHTNTIGVILDDAEYEEQVQKLTREVEVFGVTDQPFVIEVPFEEDKRPFILDLILAESKALEPVVIEFPEQEPVLSLQRVPWNYDEPVIQIGEKSIAKEEMSVVTRSGRIAIPFGATVPIQTNNPKLPAKPTITEKEALDFLKRLQRSEYNVVEKLNKSPAQISMLDLLFSSDMHRDALLEVLTKAQISKDISVANFSHMVLIDNRSALNICPWSTLEKLGLQDIKLRPSTTIVRGFDGAQREPIGEVDLVVEMGPAQFQIACQVMHFPSVYNVLLGRSWIHKSGAVPSSLHQLLKFIVNDKLITIFAEEDCLVITNSGSKEDGSRNATVTPHNTADIVSVSWITKEERALSKASVMMAKEMIRGGYEFDKGLGRDLQEILKPVEVVEKKDSFGLGFRPTAKDIKEMKGRKRAEKEGRQKAFDIPPLHYTFPRPAEVITSEINPVDGIETSLAQLFIGATFEGSLPDETTFPDIPEGSISNWTVEFLPIQKEFR is encoded by the exons ATGCATCTGGATCCACAAGCTTTTTATCAGACTACCGCAGAGCCCGTTGTGCCGGAGCacactgttcaaaccaagccagaagtGGGAGAGTCGTCTGCCGCGGTTGATATGAAGTTACTTAAGCGGTTGGATCGTTTCGATGAGTTCATCaggaaaagccaaggtttaagcaaTCAAGGGGTGTTAGACTACGATGATCTGTACCTGTTTCCAAATGTGCAGCTGCCCGTGGGGTTCAAGACCCCGAAGTTCAATAAATATGATGGTACGGGCAACCCTAAGACATACTTGCgtttgtttgccaacaagttgggcagaCCGGTGGATGACGAAAACTTGCCATTAAGGTTATTTTCAGAGAGTCTAGAAGGAGACGCCCTCGATTGGTATTCAAACTTAAAGCCAGAGAAGGTGAAGACTTGGCTTGATCTGTCCAACGCCTTCATCAAACAATACGAATATAACTGCGAGCTAGCACCGACCAGAACTACTTTGGAAGGCACCAAGAGgcgaccatctgaagatcataagacatacGCCAAAAGATGGAGGAAGATAGCTGCCAAGATTGAGCCTCCGATgaccaaagatgaaattattcgcACTTTCATAAAGGCGCATAATCCTCCATACTTCGAAGAAATCTTCCGTATGACCGGGTGTACATTTGCTGCGATTGTGAATAAACTCGAAGagtatgatgattttgtgaGAGCCGAAAAAATTGTTAACGTCTCTGCTCTAAAATCACAAGTAGAAGCTTTGCAAGGGCAATGGAGCAGTGTAAAAAAGTCgcagtttaaaaagaaagagggagag TTGAAGGCCGCCGGAAAAATTGGCACGGTACCCCCTCCGACCTATCCATATGGCATATACGCTGGGTATAACCCACAATtcgtctgtgcttatcattcaggggcacCCGAACATTCAACTGTTGATTGCAAGGCTCTTAAGCatagaattcaagatatgattgaagGCGGAGAGATTGTAATCAGGAAAAAGGAGGGACAAGGGCCGAATATAAATAGGAACCCATTGCCGGAACACACTAATACCATTGGGGTCATTCTGGACGACGCAGAGTATGAGGAGCAAGTCCAGAAATTGACAAGGGAAGTTGAGgtgtttggggtcacagaccaaccATTTGTAATAGAGGTGCCATTTGAGGAGGATAAAAGGccttttattttggatctcATTCTAGCTGAGAGCAAGGCTTTGGAGCCAGTGGTCATCGAATTCCCAGAGCAGGAGCCTGTTCTAAGTTTGCAGCGAGTGCCATGGAACTACGATGAACCTGTCATACAAATTGGAGAAAAGTCAATTGCCAAAGAAGAGATGTCAGTGGTCACCAGATCAGGGAGGATTGCAATTCCGTTTGGAGCTACCGTTCCGATTCAAACAAATAACCCCAAGCTACCCGCTAAACCAACAATTACTGAGAAAGAAGCCTTGGATTTTCTTAAAAGACTCCAAAGAAGTGAATATAATGTAGTTGAGAAGTTAAACAAGTCGCCCGCCCAAATATCCATGTTGGATCTGCTCTTTTCTTCGGATATGCATAGGGATGCGTTGCTCGAAGTGTTGACTAAAGCTCAAATCTCTAAGGACATTTCGGTTGCTAATTTCTCACATATG GTATTGATTGACAATAGATCTGCGCTTAATATAtgtccttggagtaccttggaaaagttagggttgcAAGATATTAAGCTAAGGCCTTCAACGACCATAGTTAGAGGTTTTGATGGAGCACAAAGAGAACCTATAGGAGAAGTGGATTTAGTAGTCGAGATGGGGCCCGCACAGTTTCAAATAGCCTGCCAAGTTATGCACTTTCCTAGTGTTTATAATGTTTTGCTTGGAAGGTCGTGGATTCATAAGTCCGGGGCTGTCCCTTCTTCATTGCATCAATTGTTGAAATTCATAGTAAATGACAAATTGATAACTATCTTTGCCGAGGAGGATTGCCTCGTGATTACTAATTCTGGGTCCAAAGAAGATGGTAGCCGAAACGCCACAGTGACCCCTCATAACACAGCTGATATCgtctccgtaagttggataACAAAAGAGGAACGAGCTCTGTCAaaggccagtgtcatgatggctaaggaaatgatcCGCGGAGGATATGAGTTTGACAAAGGGTTGGGACGTGACCTACAAGAAATTCTGAAACCAGTGGAAGTTGTGGAGAAAAAGGATTCATTCGGCTTGGGTTTCCGACCAACCGCTAAAGACATCAAAGAAATGAAGGGACGCAAGAGAGCAGAGAAAGAAGGCAGGCAAAAGGCCTTTGATATTCCACCACTGCATTATACTTTTCCACGACCAGCCGAGGTGATCACATCAGAGATTAACCCAGTTGACGGAATCGAAActagtttggcccaattgttcattggggcaacatttgaaggCAGTCTTCCAGATGAGACCACGTTTCCCGACATccctgaaggatcaatttccaattggacagTCGAGTTTCTGCCCAttcagaaggagtttcggtaa